From one Branchiostoma floridae strain S238N-H82 chromosome 3, Bfl_VNyyK, whole genome shotgun sequence genomic stretch:
- the LOC118411091 gene encoding uncharacterized protein LOC118411091: MAGTNTKLWCIEVTEEQEMVIRALYGHNDWDLIEHPYPTLTNDSHGSGLAEGNLQVEQQDTAMAGNQSSSKRTGRKRKNQRELGDKDSQPTSGQAANSTVTATQVQSALQVGQAEDMTMSQSQPETTSSSSSSHDQPRSETECLDCFCDPCVTSRPQKWLGSGNPPGAGNSSLRRVFYKKYWKMLSDRCAWYDSRYVDKKTRMWQAYKNGLDQNNCWVPGRHSPDQQSVREIMPDCVLRQVRKLYPNPSHIPYMDHKFF, encoded by the exons ATGGCGGGGACTAACACAAAGCTTTGGTGCATTGAAGTTACAGAAGAGCAGGAAATGGTAATTCGAGCACTTTATGGGCACAATGACTGGGATCTGATAGAGCATCCATACCCCACCCTTACCAATGACAGTCATGGCAGTGGATTGGCAGAAGGGAACCTGCAAGTTGAGCAACAAGATACGGCGATGGCAGGGAACCAGTCCTCCAGCAAAAGAACAGGTCGGAAGAGGAAAAACCAACGAGAACTTGGAGATAAAGATAGCCAG CCAACTTCAGGCCAAGCTGCGAACAGTACAGTTACAGCAACACAAGTCCAGTCAGCCCTTCAGGTTGGCCAAGCTGAGGACATGACAATGTCACAAAGTCAACCTGAG ACAACAAGTTCCAGCAGCTCCAGTCATGATCAGCCTAGATCTGAGACAGAGTGTCTGGACTGTTTTTGTGACCCCTGTGTTACATCTCGGCCACAGAAATGGTTGGGGAGCGGAAACCCGCCTGGTGCAGGCAACTCGTCACTTCGTAGGGTATTTTACAAAAAGTACTGGAAGATGCTAAGTGACCGTTGTGCCTGGTACGACTCCAGGTATGTAGACAAGAAGACTAGAATGTGGCAAGCGTACAAGAATGGTTTAGATCAAAACAATTGCTGGGTTCCTGGTAGACACAGTCCTGACCAGCAGAGTGTCAGAGAAATTATGCCTGACTGTGTCTTGCGCCAGGTCCGCAAGCTGTATCCAAATCCATCTCATATCCCGTACATGGACCACAAGTTTTTCTGA